The Oscillospiraceae bacterium genome contains a region encoding:
- a CDS encoding AbrB family transcriptional regulator has product MVKSTGIIRKVDELGRVVLPIGTRRAFDIDEKDSLEILVDRDNGHIILKKATKMCLKCGATEDLKELKPGCYLCDACIKELKQDNRQ; this is encoded by the coding sequence ATGGTCAAATCAACCGGCATCATCAGAAAAGTGGACGAGTTGGGGCGTGTAGTACTTCCGATTGGGACAAGGCGAGCTTTTGATATAGACGAAAAAGACAGCCTTGAAATCCTGGTCGACAGGGATAACGGGCACATTATCTTGAAGAAAGCGACTAAGATGTGCCTGAAATGCGGAGCAACAGAGGATTTGAAAGAACTTAAGCCAGGCTGCTATCTTTGCGATGCCTGCATTAAAGAATTAAAACAGGACAATCGGCAATAA
- a CDS encoding Xaa-Pro aminopeptidase, producing MKTTNEKIALLRQAMQAAGANACLIPSSDPHASEYLPDHWAARSYFSGFTGSVGTLVVTESASALWADGRYFIQAGRQLAGSEVQLQRIGVEGVPTVEEYLAAALSEGQVLALDGMVTPTATVQSLQKALAEKGAVIKSVDLVEGNWEGRPPVPATPAFLLDVKYAGLSAGEKLARLRAALAEQKAGAMVVTRLDSVAWLLNLRASDIDCTPFALAFCFVTPDDAMLFMDAGRLPAEAAAALGAQGVRVMDYEKLLGTLTGYHHDHTVLVDTAGTNWAIYTALQSNPCFTLAEGCDPVQALKAVKNPTEIENLKAAHAKDGVAMVRFAIWLEAELAAGRTVTEVDVEQILLKLRAAQELNQGASFDTIAAYGANAAMMHYHATPGSCSALQPKGFLLVDCGGQYLDGTTDITRTYALGELTENERTYYTYVLKSHIDMAKLQFLAGCTGGNLDIIARAPVWAHGIDYRCGTGHGVGFFGGVHEGPHNLRITNNVVFKPGMLVTDEPGIYEEGEVGIRIENELVCVEREKNQYGQFLGFEAVTYCPIDLAPVRAELLDESEKAWLNAFHQTVYDTLAPRLTAPERAWLAEKTKALA from the coding sequence ATGAAGACCACCAACGAAAAAATTGCCCTGCTGCGGCAGGCCATGCAGGCCGCCGGGGCAAATGCGTGCCTGATCCCCTCCTCCGATCCCCATGCCAGCGAGTACCTGCCCGACCACTGGGCCGCCCGCAGCTACTTTTCCGGTTTTACCGGCAGCGTGGGCACCCTGGTGGTGACCGAGAGCGCCAGCGCCCTCTGGGCCGACGGGCGCTACTTCATCCAGGCCGGGCGGCAGCTGGCCGGCAGCGAGGTGCAGCTCCAGCGCATCGGCGTGGAGGGCGTGCCCACTGTGGAGGAATACCTGGCCGCGGCCCTCAGCGAGGGGCAGGTGCTCGCGCTGGACGGCATGGTCACCCCCACCGCCACCGTGCAGAGCCTGCAAAAAGCGCTGGCCGAAAAGGGCGCGGTCATCAAAAGCGTCGATCTGGTAGAGGGCAACTGGGAGGGCCGCCCCCCCGTGCCCGCCACCCCGGCCTTTTTGCTGGACGTAAAATATGCGGGCCTCTCCGCCGGCGAAAAGCTGGCCCGCCTGCGCGCCGCGCTGGCCGAACAAAAGGCCGGCGCCATGGTGGTCACCCGGCTCGACAGCGTGGCCTGGCTGCTCAACCTCCGCGCTTCAGACATCGACTGTACCCCCTTCGCCCTGGCCTTCTGCTTTGTCACGCCGGACGACGCCATGCTCTTCATGGACGCCGGCCGCCTGCCCGCCGAGGCCGCGGCCGCCCTGGGCGCCCAGGGGGTCCGCGTGATGGATTATGAAAAGCTGCTGGGCACCCTGACCGGTTACCACCACGACCACACCGTCCTGGTCGACACCGCGGGCACCAACTGGGCCATCTACACCGCCCTGCAGTCCAACCCCTGCTTCACCCTGGCGGAGGGCTGCGACCCCGTCCAGGCGCTCAAAGCCGTCAAGAACCCCACCGAGATCGAAAATCTCAAGGCCGCCCACGCCAAGGACGGCGTGGCCATGGTCCGCTTTGCCATCTGGCTGGAGGCCGAGCTGGCCGCCGGTCGCACCGTGACCGAGGTGGACGTGGAGCAGATCCTTTTGAAGCTGCGGGCCGCCCAGGAGCTGAACCAGGGCGCCAGCTTCGACACCATTGCCGCCTATGGTGCCAACGCCGCCATGATGCACTACCACGCCACCCCGGGCAGCTGCTCCGCCCTCCAGCCCAAGGGCTTTTTGCTGGTGGACTGCGGCGGCCAGTACCTGGACGGCACCACCGACATCACCCGCACCTACGCCCTGGGCGAGCTCACTGAAAACGAGCGCACCTATTACACCTACGTCTTAAAAAGCCACATCGATATGGCAAAGCTCCAGTTCCTGGCGGGCTGCACGGGCGGCAACCTGGATATCATCGCCCGCGCCCCAGTGTGGGCCCATGGCATCGACTACCGGTGCGGCACCGGCCACGGGGTGGGCTTTTTCGGCGGCGTGCACGAGGGGCCCCACAATCTGCGCATCACCAACAATGTTGTGTTCAAGCCCGGCATGCTGGTCACCGACGAGCCCGGCATTTACGAAGAGGGCGAGGTGGGCATCCGCATCGAGAACGAGCTGGTCTGCGTGGAGCGCGAAAAGAACCAGTACGGCCAGTTCCTCGGCTTTGAGGCGGTGACCTATTGCCCCATCGATCTCGCCCCCGTGCGCGCCGAACTGCTGGACGAGAGCGAAAAGGCCTGGCTGAACGCCTTCCATCAAACCGTATACGATACCCTGGCCCCCCGCCTCACCGCGCCCGAGCGCGCCTGGCTGGCCGAAAAAACAAAAGCCCTCGCCTGA
- a CDS encoding radical SAM protein: MEGAIPRVPAKHILSPYQKNGWFGSGYTMNLYRGCCHGCIYCDSRSACYGVQDFDTVHAKENALALLEADLRSARRHGVVLTGSMGDPYNPFEPAERLTHGALNLFCRYGFGAVVLTKSDLVLNDLGLLLRLGEREPVAVMFSITALDDELCRQVEPHAPPTSARLAALRELCAAGVLCGVVLTPILPFLEDTPGNVTGIVRAAARAGAAYCYVGGPGDFGVTQRTGQREYFHAELARRFPGMETRYKRAFGSKYFCASPRALELQAAFEAACREEGLEWRLPRIEGLIKGAEPSQMTFL; encoded by the coding sequence ATGGAGGGAGCGATCCCCAGAGTACCGGCAAAGCACATTTTGTCCCCCTATCAGAAGAACGGGTGGTTTGGTTCCGGCTACACGATGAACCTGTACCGGGGCTGCTGCCACGGCTGCATTTACTGCGACAGCCGCAGCGCCTGCTACGGTGTGCAGGACTTTGACACGGTGCACGCCAAGGAGAATGCCTTGGCCCTTTTGGAAGCCGATCTGCGCTCGGCCCGCAGGCACGGCGTGGTGCTGACCGGCTCCATGGGCGACCCCTATAATCCGTTTGAACCCGCCGAGCGGCTGACCCACGGCGCGCTGAACCTGTTCTGCCGCTATGGGTTCGGCGCAGTGGTGCTGACCAAAAGCGACCTGGTTTTAAACGATCTGGGTTTGCTTTTGCGCCTGGGGGAGCGGGAACCGGTGGCGGTGATGTTCAGTATTACCGCCCTGGACGACGAACTCTGCCGCCAGGTGGAGCCGCACGCGCCCCCCACCTCGGCCCGGCTGGCCGCCCTGCGCGAGCTGTGCGCGGCCGGGGTGCTGTGCGGCGTGGTGCTGACGCCGATCCTGCCCTTTTTGGAGGACACCCCCGGGAATGTGACCGGCATCGTGCGCGCCGCGGCCCGCGCGGGCGCGGCGTACTGCTATGTGGGCGGCCCGGGCGATTTTGGGGTGACCCAGCGGACCGGCCAGCGGGAGTATTTTCACGCGGAGCTTGCGCGGCGCTTTCCCGGGATGGAAACACGGTACAAAAGGGCCTTTGGATCCAAATATTTTTGCGCCAGCCCGCGCGCGCTGGAATTGCAGGCCGCGTTTGAGGCGGCCTGCCGGGAAGAGGGGCTGGAGTGGCGGCTGCCCCGGATCGAAGGGCTTATCAAGGGCGCCGAGCCCAGCCAGATGACGTTTTTATAA
- a CDS encoding repressor, producing MFQERLKELRKEKGYSQKVLAARLGVSQQAVGKWETGRSSPDPATLARLAALLESSVDSLLGIGAVEQPSAVQRFFGGYEESPIPVVGTVRAGYGALAFEEDYGVEYARVKDPSNYFYLVVKGDSMEPRIQDGDLALVHRQPTLENGDLGVMVFGEGEGTLKKFIQRGNAVILQPFNPRYEAKVIRGEELDQLFIAGKVVETKAKW from the coding sequence ATGTTTCAGGAGCGCTTAAAAGAACTGCGCAAGGAAAAGGGCTACAGCCAAAAGGTGCTTGCCGCAAGGCTGGGGGTAAGCCAGCAGGCTGTGGGAAAATGGGAGACCGGGCGCTCCTCGCCGGATCCGGCCACGCTGGCGCGGCTGGCCGCGCTGCTGGAAAGCTCGGTCGATTCGCTGCTGGGCATTGGCGCGGTGGAACAGCCCAGTGCGGTGCAGCGCTTTTTTGGCGGCTACGAGGAGAGCCCCATCCCGGTGGTGGGCACCGTGCGGGCCGGCTACGGCGCGCTGGCCTTTGAAGAGGACTACGGGGTGGAATACGCGCGGGTAAAGGACCCCTCGAACTACTTTTACCTGGTGGTAAAGGGCGACAGCATGGAGCCCCGCATTCAGGACGGCGACCTGGCTTTGGTGCACCGGCAGCCCACCCTGGAGAACGGGGATCTGGGTGTGATGGTGTTCGGAGAGGGCGAGGGAACGCTGAAAAAATTTATCCAGCGGGGCAACGCGGTGATCCTGCAGCCCTTCAACCCCCGCTATGAGGCAAAGGTGATCCGGGGGGAAGAGCTGGACCAGCTGTTCATTGCCGGCAAGGTGGTTGAAACGAAAGCGAAGTGGTGA
- a CDS encoding alpha-ribazole phosphatase: MPLTRLYLIRHGQTDWNVRAALQGRTDIALNDTGRAQAREARALLQGVRFDAVYSSPLSRAVETAALVSGWERGAIQTDERLTEIAFGPWEGRESRGLGPAFAPFFADPANYRPPQGGESLQSLMARTGAFAAEMLARHAGQTVLAASHGAALHALLTCALRRPMSEFWAVNLDNCCVAVLESSGGPFHLKEVLGKADAGYAEKYLK, from the coding sequence ATGCCCCTTACCCGGCTGTATCTGATCCGCCACGGCCAAACCGACTGGAACGTGCGCGCGGCGCTGCAGGGCCGCACCGACATTGCACTGAACGACACCGGCCGGGCACAGGCCCGGGAGGCCCGCGCTTTATTGCAGGGCGTGCGCTTTGACGCGGTATACTCCAGCCCTTTGAGCCGGGCGGTGGAAACGGCGGCGCTGGTGAGCGGCTGGGAACGGGGCGCAATCCAAACGGACGAGCGGCTGACCGAGATTGCGTTCGGCCCCTGGGAGGGGCGCGAGAGCCGAGGGCTCGGCCCGGCCTTTGCCCCCTTTTTTGCGGATCCGGCAAACTACCGCCCGCCCCAGGGGGGCGAAAGCCTGCAAAGCCTGATGGCGCGCACAGGCGCGTTTGCGGCCGAGATGCTGGCGCGGCATGCGGGGCAAACGGTGCTGGCGGCCAGCCACGGCGCTGCGCTGCACGCGCTGCTGACCTGCGCGCTCAGGCGGCCCATGAGCGAGTTCTGGGCTGTGAACCTGGACAACTGCTGCGTGGCGGTGCTGGAGAGCAGCGGCGGGCCCTTCCATTTAAAAGAGGTGCTCGGCAAGGCGGACGCCGGGTATGCGGAAAAGTATTTGAAATGA